From Oscillatoria sp. FACHB-1406:
TTCGCCTCCCGCCACGGAAACGCCGCAAAGCCAAGGCGCTAGCGCCTCCCTCGGGACACCCCGCCTTACCCGCCCGAATTCCGACGTTCCGGATAGCCTCGCCGCGCCTCTCCAAAGCAGCCAACAGCTATCTAAACTTCCTTTTGGCGTTCGTTTGGAAGGACGCTCGGTGCTGGAAGTGACGGCGGTTATCGAAGCAAACGGCAAAGCAACCGTCTACGGAACAAAGGTTGTATCCGGCAGTTTGAGCCAAGCACAAGCGCAACAACTCGGCAAACAGCTTGTGGAAAGCTGGAAGTTTCGACCGACTTATATGGGCGATCGCGCCGTAGCTCAGGAATACCTCATCCAACTCAGTCTTGCGCCGTTAGTGAATTAAAAATTTTATTGGACATTTTCGGTTGCGATGTGCTAAAATAATAAAACTGTGAAATACTGCGGGCATAGTTTAGTGGTAAAACCATAGCCTTCCAAGCTATTGATGCGAGTTCGATTCTCGCTGCCCGCTTCTTAAGTATTATTGGTATAGCACTACCCAGTTTGGAATGTACGTTTCTAAAAGCTGAAAGTCTTGGCTGGTGGGCGCTGCCCACCCTACTTTTTTCTGGGGTTTCAGATATTTTCGCTCTATCTAATAACCGATTAGCCTGTTAGGGTTGAGCGATGGTTCTTGCGACAACGACCATTCCCGCTACTTCGATCCCCTGTTGTCGCAACGTTTGGGCGGCGGAAAGGGCGGTTGCGCCTGTGGTGTAAATATCGTCTACAAGCAGCACGGGTGCGTTCGGTTTCCGCTTTTGGAAGGGTTTTCCGACAATGAAGGCTTCCGAGACATTGGCGGCGCGATCGCTCGCTTTTAGGCCGAACATTGCTTCGGTATCTTTGCAGCGTTCCAACCCCAAAGGCTGCAACGGCAAGCGGGTATACTGACAAAAGTTGCGCCCGATTAATTCGGCTTGATTGAATCCGCGTTGTTTGAGTTTGCGCGGGTGTAGGGGAATGGGAACGACGATCGCACCTTTGAGGGGAGTGGCAAAGGGCGACTCCAGCCATGCTTTACCGAGGGAAAATCCGAGCAGTTGCGCCAGTTCGGGATGATTTTCGTATTTGAGGGTTGCGATCGCGCGTTTCAAAACTCCGCCGTAATTCCCCCATGCAAACCAGGGTAACTCGCCTTGCCAATCTCGTTCTGGGTGCGATCTCTGCATTTTCTGTAACTGCTTGGCGCACCAAGGACACAGCGATGACTCCGCCGCGCGATCGCACAGCGGACAGTTCGGCTTAACCAGCAAAGATAGCAACCCCTTCAGCATTCTTTTAATTTTTCCTAAGATTGCTTGACAAAAATGTAAAACACTGCGTAAATACGAGCCGGTATTGAGGATTGACGCTCTAAGCTACAATAACTAAAAAATTAGTTTGTTATCTAACATAAATCTCAATTATGTCATCCACCGAAAACAATAATACAGAAAACCTTAAAAACCTCGAGGCAATGAGACACTTTGCCGAGCAATATGCAAAACGAACCGATACTTACTTTTGCATCGATCCGTCTGTCACCGCCGTTGTTATCGAAGGTTTAGCCAAACACAAAGAAGAACTCGGTTCGCCCTTATGCCCCTGCCGTCACTACGAAGATAAAGAAGCAGAAGTTAAAAATACTTATTGGAACTGTCCTTGCGTTCCCATGCGCGAGCGCAAAGACTGTCACTGT
This genomic window contains:
- a CDS encoding ComF family protein is translated as MLKGLLSLLVKPNCPLCDRAAESSLCPWCAKQLQKMQRSHPERDWQGELPWFAWGNYGGVLKRAIATLKYENHPELAQLLGFSLGKAWLESPFATPLKGAIVVPIPLHPRKLKQRGFNQAELIGRNFCQYTRLPLQPLGLERCKDTEAMFGLKASDRAANVSEAFIVGKPFQKRKPNAPVLLVDDIYTTGATALSAAQTLRQQGIEVAGMVVVARTIAQP
- a CDS encoding ferredoxin-thioredoxin reductase catalytic domain-containing protein, with protein sequence MSSTENNNTENLKNLEAMRHFAEQYAKRTDTYFCIDPSVTAVVIEGLAKHKEELGSPLCPCRHYEDKEAEVKNTYWNCPCVPMRERKDCHCMLFITPDNEFAGEQQEIEIEEILKVRESMKG